A single genomic interval of Planctomycetota bacterium harbors:
- the pstS gene encoding phosphate ABC transporter substrate-binding protein PstS codes for MKRLNTIMGLGLMAIGLSLTGCDKGGDQSTPAPGGGSTPAATTESTEVIKLVGAGASFPAPLYSQWFKDYHAAHPNVIIEYQSIGSGGGITQFTAGTTNFGASDAAMSDEEIAKVDGGVTLLPMTAGSIVLAYNLDGVADLKLSRDTYVGIFMGTVTKWNDPKIASTNSGVTLPDMPINVVHRSDGSGTTFVFTTHLNAVSKDWAAGPAVGKTVKWPVGVGGKGNEGVSALLKQTPGSIGYIEYGYLQTAGLPAAELENKAGKYVKASLETASASLGAVQMPENLRAWLPDPEGDNSYPIVTYTWILAHPKYTDAKIGNALKDVIKYGLHDGQKISAELGYVPLPANVVEKVEAAVDAIKVE; via the coding sequence ATGAAACGTCTGAACACGATCATGGGTCTGGGTCTGATGGCGATCGGTCTGTCGCTGACCGGTTGCGATAAGGGCGGCGATCAAAGCACGCCCGCGCCCGGCGGCGGCTCCACACCCGCCGCGACCACCGAAAGCACCGAAGTCATCAAGCTCGTCGGCGCCGGCGCCAGCTTCCCCGCGCCGCTCTACAGCCAGTGGTTCAAGGATTACCACGCGGCGCATCCGAACGTCATCATCGAGTACCAGTCGATCGGCTCCGGCGGCGGCATCACCCAGTTCACCGCCGGCACGACCAACTTCGGCGCTTCCGACGCCGCCATGAGCGATGAGGAAATCGCCAAGGTCGACGGCGGCGTCACCCTGCTGCCCATGACCGCCGGCTCCATCGTCCTCGCCTACAACCTCGACGGCGTCGCCGACCTCAAGCTCTCGCGCGATACCTACGTCGGCATCTTCATGGGCACCGTCACCAAGTGGAACGACCCGAAAATCGCCTCCACGAACTCCGGCGTGACCCTCCCCGACATGCCCATCAATGTCGTCCACCGTTCCGACGGTTCCGGCACCACGTTCGTCTTCACCACCCACCTCAACGCCGTCAGCAAGGACTGGGCGGCGGGGCCGGCCGTGGGCAAGACGGTCAAGTGGCCCGTCGGCGTCGGCGGCAAGGGCAATGAAGGCGTGTCCGCGCTGCTCAAGCAGACGCCCGGCTCGATCGGATACATCGAATACGGCTACCTCCAGACCGCCGGGCTTCCCGCCGCGGAACTGGAGAACAAGGCCGGCAAGTATGTCAAGGCCTCGCTCGAGACGGCCAGCGCTTCGCTCGGAGCCGTGCAGATGCCCGAGAATCTGCGTGCGTGGCTCCCCGATCCCGAAGGCGACAATTCGTATCCGATCGTGACCTACACCTGGATCCTCGCGCACCCCAAGTACACCGACGCCAAGATCGGCAACGCCCTCAAGGACGTCATCAAGTACGGCCTGCACGACGGTCAGAAAATCAGCGCCGAGTTGGGCTACGTCCCGCTGCCGGCCAATGTCGTCGAGAAGGTCGAAGCGGCCGTCGACGCCATCAAGGTTGAGTGA
- a CDS encoding solute:sodium symporter family transporter — MLIASFLFFTGLVAALTWWLTHKDDHGSSTGYFLAGRRLGGVVIAGSLLLTNLSTEQLVGLNGDAYKDGLCVMAWEVVSVLALVAMALFFLPRFLKSGIATVPQFLEERFDRGTRDITTVIFLIAYTAILLPIILYTGARGLNGMMDMQKLTGIASETTVVWLTVWIVGIIGSIYALFGGLRTVAVSDTLNGVGLLIGGFMITYYGLAAVGSGAGAIEGYHMLRTAEAARFNSIGGPGQTIPFWTLFSGATLLMFFYWTTNQQIIQRAFAARNLKEGQKGVLLCGALKLLGPMYLVLPGMIAYHLYKGDATFEPVKAYGRLVRDVLPVPLTGFFVAVVVGAILSSYNSALNSATTLFSLGIYKPMFKPDASDHQVVQSGKWFGWIVAVLSMLGAPLLMQTESIFSYLQKMNGLYFIPIFAVVLVGMLCPRVPAIAAKLGLVLGCVIIAAGYFVPPLAEKLKVINGFHFLGLVFVFVIVMMLAIGAIAPRAERWRQNYSGDVDLTPWGGAKPVGVVLVLIVMAIYAWYADFSMLSGS; from the coding sequence ATGCTCATCGCGTCGTTTTTGTTTTTCACCGGTCTCGTCGCGGCGTTGACCTGGTGGCTGACCCACAAAGACGACCACGGCTCGTCCACCGGCTACTTCCTGGCCGGCCGGCGGCTCGGCGGCGTCGTCATCGCCGGGTCGCTCCTGCTGACCAATCTCTCCACCGAACAGCTCGTCGGGCTCAACGGCGACGCGTACAAGGACGGACTGTGCGTGATGGCGTGGGAAGTCGTGTCCGTGCTGGCGCTGGTGGCGATGGCGCTGTTCTTCCTGCCGCGCTTTCTCAAGAGCGGCATCGCCACGGTGCCGCAGTTCCTCGAAGAACGCTTCGACCGGGGCACGCGCGACATCACCACCGTCATCTTCCTCATCGCCTACACCGCCATTCTCCTGCCCATCATTCTTTACACCGGCGCCCGCGGGCTCAACGGCATGATGGACATGCAGAAGCTCACCGGCATCGCGTCGGAAACGACCGTGGTCTGGCTCACCGTCTGGATCGTCGGCATCATCGGGTCCATCTACGCGCTCTTCGGCGGACTGCGCACCGTCGCCGTCTCCGATACGCTCAACGGCGTGGGCCTGCTCATCGGCGGGTTCATGATCACTTACTACGGCCTCGCCGCCGTCGGCAGCGGCGCAGGCGCGATCGAGGGCTATCACATGCTGCGAACCGCCGAGGCGGCGCGGTTCAATTCGATCGGCGGGCCGGGGCAGACGATTCCGTTCTGGACGCTTTTTTCCGGCGCGACGCTCTTGATGTTCTTTTACTGGACGACGAATCAGCAGATCATTCAACGTGCGTTCGCCGCGCGCAATCTCAAGGAAGGTCAGAAGGGCGTCTTGCTGTGCGGGGCGCTGAAGCTGTTGGGACCGATGTACCTGGTCCTGCCGGGCATGATCGCGTATCACCTGTACAAGGGTGACGCGACGTTCGAGCCGGTCAAGGCGTATGGCCGGCTCGTGCGCGATGTGCTGCCGGTCCCGCTGACGGGGTTCTTCGTGGCGGTCGTCGTCGGCGCGATCTTGAGCTCCTACAACTCCGCCCTCAACAGCGCCACCACGCTCTTCAGTCTCGGCATCTACAAGCCCATGTTCAAACCCGACGCGAGCGATCACCAGGTGGTGCAGTCGGGCAAATGGTTCGGGTGGATCGTCGCTGTCCTGTCCATGCTCGGCGCGCCGCTGTTGATGCAGACCGAGAGCATTTTCAGTTACCTGCAGAAGATGAACGGGCTGTACTTCATTCCGATCTTCGCCGTCGTGCTGGTGGGCATGCTCTGTCCGCGCGTGCCGGCGATCGCCGCGAAGCTCGGGCTGGTGCTCGGGTGTGTGATCATCGCCGCCGGTTATTTCGTTCCGCCGCTCGCCGAGAAGCTCAAGGTGATCAACGGCTTTCACTTCCTCGGCCTTGTGTTCGTCTTTGTGATTGTAATGATGCTCGCCATCGGCGCGATCGCCCCGCGGGCGGAAAGGTGGCGACAGAACTACTCGGGGGACGTCGATCTGACGCCGTGGGGCGGGGCGAAGCCGGTCGGCGTCGTGCTTGTTTTGATCGTGATGGCGATCTATGCGTGGTACGCCGATTTTTCGATGCTGTCGGGGAGTTGA
- a CDS encoding AAA domain-containing protein: MLVDAYNSIREQLAKIIVGQDEVIEQLLIAVLARGHCLLEGVPGLAKTLMVRCLAESMDLSFRRIQFTPDLMPADVTGTDIIQEDKTTGHRQLVFEKGPIFAQMLLADEINRTPPKTQAALLEAMQEHSVTIGGKTYHLDEPFFVLATQNPIEQEGTYPLPEAQRDRFMFHVVVSYPSRDEERMIVQRTTSRFEAHLKPVMTGAQIIACQETVRRVPVPDHVLDYVLDLVRSARPNEPETKPWVRELVDWGPGPRACQQLVLGAKVRAVLKGRYHVTLDDVEAVALPVLRHRLVPTFNAEAEGITVDAIINRLMRETPKGVESRVI; the protein is encoded by the coding sequence ATGCTCGTCGATGCGTACAACAGCATTCGCGAGCAGCTCGCCAAGATCATCGTCGGACAGGATGAAGTGATCGAGCAACTCCTGATCGCGGTCCTCGCCCGCGGTCACTGCCTGCTCGAAGGCGTGCCGGGGCTGGCCAAGACGTTGATGGTCCGTTGCCTCGCCGAGTCGATGGACCTCTCGTTCCGCCGCATTCAGTTCACGCCCGACCTGATGCCCGCCGACGTGACCGGCACGGACATCATTCAGGAAGACAAAACCACCGGGCATCGTCAGCTCGTGTTCGAGAAAGGCCCGATCTTCGCCCAGATGCTTCTGGCTGACGAAATCAACCGCACGCCCCCCAAGACGCAGGCGGCTCTGCTTGAAGCGATGCAGGAGCACAGCGTCACGATCGGCGGCAAGACGTATCACCTCGACGAGCCGTTCTTCGTCCTCGCGACGCAGAACCCCATCGAACAGGAAGGCACTTACCCGCTGCCCGAAGCGCAGCGCGACCGGTTCATGTTCCACGTCGTCGTCAGCTACCCGAGCCGGGATGAAGAGCGGATGATCGTGCAGCGGACGACGAGCCGGTTCGAAGCGCATTTGAAGCCCGTCATGACCGGGGCGCAGATCATCGCCTGTCAGGAGACGGTGCGTCGCGTGCCGGTGCCGGATCATGTGCTCGACTATGTGCTGGACCTGGTGCGCAGCGCCCGGCCGAACGAGCCGGAAACCAAGCCGTGGGTCCGCGAGCTGGTGGACTGGGGCCCCGGTCCGCGTGCGTGTCAGCAGTTGGTGCTTGGAGCGAAGGTGCGGGCGGTGCTCAAGGGCCGCTACCATGTGACGCTCGACGATGTGGAAGCGGTGGCGCTGCCTGTGCTGCGTCATCGTCTCGTGCCGACGTTCAACGCCGAGGCCGAGGGAATCACCGTCGATGCGATCATCAATCGCCTGATGCGTGAGACGCCCAAGGGCGTCGAATCGCGCGTGATCTGA